In Yarrowia lipolytica chromosome 1F, complete sequence, a genomic segment contains:
- a CDS encoding uncharacterized protein (Compare to YALI0F25641g, weakly similar to uniprot|Q8DZ17 Streptococcus agalactiae putative homocysteine S-methyltransferase MmuM), giving the protein MLILDGGMGTELENRGIDCSDPLWLTLWSAKFLLPINSDFLKCIESADPWTVDQLEKVNRALDEHPEWLESSQDNSNLLYRIHKDYVVAGADIVTSASYQASLEGTIKAGAVQRWPEALWMLRKSEQLVRKAVTEAKVKRKVLLAASVGPFGAWLGGGQEYNGDYTGYTKDDIRRHHEFKIRAVLGGSPDMLLIETIPSIIEVEVLVDVLNTILPPSPIPVCLSLSVKSADYDRVALADGSELSNIAELAASCPSFTHLGVNCCAETVAKLSLDILQQHTSLQLIVYPNSGEVYDGATKTWSGNCDSSFLEAATLSDWQTSVSILGGCCRTGPPHIAFLRHKVDGFLS; this is encoded by the coding sequence ATGTTGATTCTTGATGGAGGTATGGGAACGGAACTGGAGAATCGTGGCATCGATTGCTCCGATCCGCTATGGCTAACACTCTGGTCAGCCAAGTTCTTGCTTCCTATCAACTCCGATTTCCTCAAATGTATCGAAAGCGCCGATCCATGGACAGTGGATCAGCTTGAGAAGGTAAACAGAGCCCTCGACGAGCACCCTGAGTGGCTGGAAAGTTCCCAGGATAATTCAAACCTGCTCTATCGGATTCACAAAGACTACGTAGTGGCTGGCGCGGATATAGTCACTTCGGCGTCCTATCAGGCATCTCTGGAGGGCACAATCAAGGCAGGGGCAGTTCAGCGCTGGCCTGAAGCATTGTGGATGCTGAGAAAGAGCGAGCAGTTGGTGCGAAAGGCAGTCACTGAAGCTAAGGTCAAAAGAAAAGTACTCCTAGCAGCCTCAGTAGGCCCCTTTGGAGCATGGCTTGGAGGGGGCCAGGAGTACAATGGAGACTATACGGGATacaccaaggacgacatCAGACGGCATCACGAGTTCAAGATTCGAGCTGTCTTGGGTGGAAGTCCAGACATGCTTCTGATTGAGACAATCCCGTCCATTATTGAAGTAGAGGTACTGGTTGACGTTCTGAACACCATCCTCCCGCCTTCCCCCATACCCGTGTGCCTTTCTCTAAGTGTAAAATCTGCAGATTATGACAGAGTTGCCCTTGCAGATGGATCGGAGCTTTCCAACATCGCCGAACTTGCGGcctcttgtccttcttttaCGCACCTAGGCGTCAATTGCTGTGCGGAGACGGTTGCCAAGCTGTCCCTCGACATACTGCAACAGCACACATCTCTCCAACTGATTGTGTATCCGAACTCCGGAGAAGTATACGATGGGGCCACCAAGACGTGGAGTGGCAATTGCGACAGTTCGTTTTTAGAGGCAGCTACGTTGTCAGATTGGCAGACCTCGGTTTCGATTTTGGGAGGCTGTTGCAGAACGGGACCTCCACACATTGCCTTTTTGCGTCACAAAGTCGATGGGTTCTTGTCATAG
- a CDS encoding uncharacterized protein (Compare to YALI0F25663g, weakly similar to uniprot|P40505 Saccharomyces cerevisiae YIL084c SDS3 transcriptional regulator), whose amino-acid sequence MLAKKDKRRQSIAYRLGHISDMFESDRDRHYRDMLRTLQNTLSSLHAGSNMDFLEKLVDLEETRDKGLVQLKLWEQYQLDSVNSEYDAEVAVAEEDYTRMVKMVQERLMSRITLQRKRLREDRAVLDIANDNMLLLSGAGNRSSYTNEMSLDDRGSSPFLSAGDFERRPVRRSRITHTNDYDDSAMSGRESGSSKRRRGGTTENDGYRSGGIPSEDNAFSDRDGGLEGLLFKGEESERPGRGQGGHGSSRHSRSYQGVTPLKTEDAKDDLNQIKSGIMSAKKIKR is encoded by the coding sequence ATGCTCGCCAAAAAAGATAAGCGACGACAAAGCATAGCGTACAGGCTCGGTCACATCTCTGACATGTTTGAGTCGGACCGGGATAGACACTACCGCGATATGCTGCGAACGCTGCAAAACACGCTGTCGTCACTACACGCCGGCAGCAACATGGACTTCCTGGAGAAACTCGTGGACCTTGAGGAGACCCGAGATAAGGGTCTCGTGCAGCTCAAGCTGTGGGAGCAGTACCAGCTCGACAGCGTCAATAGCGAGTACGACGCGGAGGTGGCCGTGGCCGAGGAAGACTACACCCGTATGGTCAAAATGGTGCAGGAGCGGCTCATGTCGCGAATCACCTTGCAGCGAAAACGGCTTCGGGAGGATCGTGCTGTTCTGGACATTGCTAACGACAACATGTTGCTTTTATCCGGAGCGGGAAACCGGTCCTCATACACAAATGAGATGTCTCTCGATGACCGAGGCTCGTCGCCATTTTTGTCTGCAGGCGACTTCGAGAGACGTCCTGTCCGACGATCCAGAATCACGCACACAAACGACTACGATGACAGCGCAATGTCTGGACGAGAATCAGGCTCATCCAAGCGCCGACGAGGGGGAACTACCGAGAACGACGGCTACAGGAGTGGCGGCATTCCATCCGAAGACAATGCCTTTTCGGACCGAGACGGAGGACTGGAGGGTCTTCTGTTCAAGGGAGAAGAGAGCGAGAGACCTGGACGTGGTCAGGGAGGCCATGGGTCGAGCAGACACTCGAGAAGTTATCAGGGAGTCACTCCGCTCAAGACGGAGGATGCCAAGGACGATCTCAATCAGATCAAGTCGGGTATTATGAgtgccaagaagatcaagagGTGA
- a CDS encoding uncharacterized protein (Compare to YALI0F25575g, similar to Saccharomyces cerevisiae GTT1 (YIR038C), similar to uniprot|Q8NJZ8 Emericella nidulans theta class glutathione S-transferase) codes for MAITLYTFPTPNGHKISIALELLGLPYKVETVDIKNGEQHTPEFRKVSLNGRIPAITDTEGPGTDSGEPFALFESGAILQYLAEKYDKKQKISYPQGSVEYFKTLEWLFFQNAGVGPMQGQANHFRFAAPEKIEYGVTRYTNETKRLYGVLNTRLERNGTGFLVGDHISIADISLVGWVQRSGPLEIDLAGDFPLLEKWLNKLISIPEVKKGFNVPIEYAHYTESQKQL; via the coding sequence ATGGCCATCACCCTCTACACTTTTCCCACTCCCAACGGACACAAGATATCCATcgctctggagctgcttggaCTGCCCTACAAAGTCGAGACTGTGGACATCAAGAATGGTGAACAACACACTCCCGAGTTTCGAAAGGTGTCGCTCAATGGAAGAATCCCTGCAATCACGGATACCGAGGGGCCTGGTACTGATTCAGGAGAACCCTTTGCTCTGTTCGAGTCAGGAGCCATTCTCCAGTATCTGGCTGAAAAGTACGACAAGAAGCAAAAAATTTCGTATCCCCAGGGATCTGTGGAGTACTTCAAGACTCTGGAatggctcttcttccaaaACGCAGGCGTCGGACCTATGCAGGGCCAGGCAAACCATTTCCGATTCGCCGCTCCTGAGAAGATTGAATACGGAGTGACCCGATACACTAATGAGACCAAAAGACTCTACGGAGTTCTTAACACCCGACTGGAGCGGAACGGAACCGGTTTCCTGGTTGGAGATCACATCTCTATCGCGGATATCTCTCTTGTGGGTTGGGTCCAGCGATCTGGCCCTCTGGAGATTGATCTTGCTGGTGACTTCCCGCTTCTCGAAAAGTGgctcaacaagctcatCTCCATTCCCGAGGTGAAAAAAGGCTTCAACGTTCCCATTGAGTATGCACACTACACAGAATCTCAGAAACAGTTGTAA
- a CDS encoding uncharacterized protein (Compare to YALI0F25619g, weakly similar to uniprot|P36032 Saccharomyces cerevisiae YKL221w MCH2 transporter or uniprot|P53918 Saccharomyces cerevisiae YNL125c ESBP6 transporter): MSSSSSIAGISVKSVGDKHEVVFSGDVVDDDVVLPTISNQLDRVMSVMSEKFPEKGPEDVEEKPAAPPSPFPPGFRPPPDGGYGWVSVGCALAINATSWGVNSSFAVFLAHYLRYQTFAGATATDYAFVGGLALGTGFLFAPLYIKVTQYVDLRILLFIGACMQTGSQISASFAKEIWHLYLSQGLLQGLSLCVLFVPTINIVPMWFLKKRSLANGLSVAGSGVGGVLFILTTQRWINIWGLEWAFRATGIMTFVINTCAAILIREPNPGFKMKFPCFNYKLFFHYECALIFAWGFFSLAGYIVMLYSVSASGLAIGLTNDQATNISAIMSGSMAIGRPLVGYLSDKFGRINMTLVAAALIVIFDLCIWLPATSYGVYIFYAVFNGLIVGTVWVAVGPIGAEVGGLQLLPTLAGMIFTVFSIPAFFSEVIALKIRRNNPTKPFVWTQVFAAFAFIFSAICLLFLREVRVRKALAKQREESPDTAPMPTFWQRFFSRGKY; the protein is encoded by the coding sequence atgagttcctcttcttcaatTGCAGGAATCTCCGTCAAGTCCGTCGGAGACAAACACGAGGTCGTCTTCAGCGGAGACGTTGTGGACGATGATGTGGTTCTGCCCACCATTAGCAACCAGCTTGACCGAGTCATGTCCGTCATGTCCGAGAAGTTCCCCGAGAAGGGTCCCGAGGAcgtcgaggagaagcctgctgctcctccctCTCCCTTTCCTCCCGGCTTCCGACCTCCTCCTGATGGAGGCTACGGATGGGTGTCTGTGGGCTGTGCCCTGGCCATCAACGCCACCTCTTGGGGTGTAAACTCGTCCTTTGCCGTGTTCCTGGCCCATTACTTGCGATACCAGACGTTTGCCGGAGCTACTGCCACTGATTATGCCTTTGTTGGTGGGTTGGCTCTTGGAACCGGTTTCCTCTTTGCTCCCCTTTACATTAAGGTGACCCAGTACGTTGACCTTCGAATTCTTCTATTCATTGGAGCTTGCATGCAGACCGGATCTCAGATTTCTGCCTCTTTCGCAAAGGAGATCTGGCACCTTTACTTGTCCCAGGGTCTGCTCCAGGGTCTCTCCCTCTGTGTTCTGTTTGTTCccaccatcaacattgTGCCCATGTGGTTCCTCAAGAAGCGATCTCTCGCTAATGGCCTGTCTGTTGCTGGATCcggtgttggaggagtgCTTTTCATTCTGACCACCCAGCGATGGATCAACATCTGGGGCCTGGAGTGGGCATTCCGAGCTACTGGTATCATGACCTTTGTCATCAACACCTGTGCCGCCATTCTAATCCGAGAGCCAAACCCCGGCTTCAAGATGAAGTTCCCCTGCTTCAACTAcaagctcttcttccactacGAATGTGCTCTCATCTTCGCCTggggcttcttctctctcgcTGGTTACATTGTCATGCTCTACTCCGTCTCTGCTTCCGGTCTGGCTATTGGCCTTACCAACGACCAGGCTACCAACATTTCCGCCATTATGTCTGGTTCCATGGCAATTGGTCGACCTCTGGTGGGATACCTGTCCGATAAGTTTGGCCGAATCAACATGACTTTGGTTGCCGCAGCTCTCATTGTCATCTTCGACCTGTGTATCTGGCTGCCCGCCACCTCTTACGGTGTGTACATCTTCTACGCCGTCTTCAACGGTCTCATTGTTGGAACCGTCTGGGTTGCTGTTGGACCCATTGGTGCCGAAGTTGGAGGTCTCCAGTTGCTGCCTACCCTCGCCGGTATGATCTTCACAGTCTTCTCCATCCCTGCTTTCTTCTCCGAAGTCATTGCTCTGAAGATCCGACGAAATAACCCCACCAAGCCCTTTGTGTGGACCCAGGTTTTTGCCGCCTTtgccttcatcttctcggcCATTTGCCTGCTCTTCCTCCGAGAGGTGCGAGTCCGGAAGGCTCTTGCCAAGCAGCGCGAGGAGTCTCCCGACACTGCTCCCATGCCTACTTTCTGGCAGCGATTCTTCTCCCGAGGAAAGTACTAG
- a CDS encoding uncharacterized protein (Compare to YALI0F25597g, similar to uniprot|Q8X1Y6 Debaryomyces occidentalis SCR1 protein and uniprot|Q9URI1 Candida albicans Multidrug resistance protein), with amino-acid sequence MDTAFAQLLNYVSGGRWFPYPEQRAGFEVPAQFWNEPEPEQQEIGYEDAFNGIDLEENRDIHNTTPLDASAASTIEKRGHTPDAESLSDDLVVGWYGPDDPDNPQNWSTLKKTTSAAQVLILTFSVYVGSSIYTPGLPEIMEDFNISETAALVPMTVFVFGYGLGPVVFSPLSEHPVVGRLWIYVITLAIFVILQVPTALSKDIGSLIVLRFLGGIFSSPALAISGATFGDIYEIAYIPFALAFWAIAGICGPVFGPVIGSIFAQLLNWRWTFWVLTMISGLCLAVLFFFFPETSAGNILYRRARRLEKLTGKEYTTAARQEWAAKKMTTVAYDILLRPILITFTEPIVFALGLYIALLYSTLYSWFEAFPIVFSQTHGFNTIESGLAYLGLIVGGVIGVGLYLPIIYSKFTRPVLKGNFPPVAMFMKLCLIGSSIFPASLFFFAWTSNKSIHWIVPIIASGLCIIGMVFIFQTVFNYLSGSYPKYIASVFAGNSVFRAFVAGAFPLFTHQMFDAMGPESFPVGWGTTLIGFVGILMGAIPLVLIKWGDKLKGSSRWA; translated from the coding sequence ATGGACACAGCCTTCGCCCAACTTCTGAATTATGTGTCAGGGGGACGATGGTTTCCCTACCCCGAGCAGCGTGCAGGGTTTGAGGTTCCAGCTCAATTCTGGAACGAACCAGAACCTGAACAACAAGAGATTGGATACGAAGATGCGTTCAACGGTATTGATTTGGAGGAAAACAGAGACATTCACAACACTACTCCTTTAGATGCCTCAGCCGCTTCAACGATTGAAAAAAGGGGACACACTCCAGACGCAGAGAGCCTTTCCGACGACCTGGTTGTGGGATGGTATGGCCCTGACGATCCAGATAACCCCCAAAACTGGTCAACTTTAAAGAAGACAACAAGCGCAGCCCAGGTCCTCATTCTTACCTTCTCTGTCTATGTCGGATCATCAATCTATACACCAGGACTCCCTGAGATTATGGAGGATTTCAATATTTCAGAGACTGCAGCACTAGTTCCAATGACAGTCTTTGTCTTTGGATACGGACTTGGACCTGTCGTCTTCTCCCCTCTATCCGAACACCCTGTTGTTGGCCGGCTATGGATCTACGTCATCACGCTGGCTATCTTCGTCATTTTGCAGGTCCCTACAGCACTCAGTAAGGATATTGGTTCGTTGATCGTGCTACGCTTCCTTGGTGGCATCTTTTCATCGCCCGCTCTGGCTATATCTGGAGCTACCTTTGGGGACATTTACGAGATCGCATACATTCCCTTCGCTCTGGCATTCTGGGCCATTGCCGGAATTTGTGGACCTGTTTTTGGACCCGTTATTGGAAGTATATTTGCTCAGCTTCTGAACTGGAGATGGACATTCTGGGTGCTGACAATGATTTCGGGTCTGTGTCTCGCTGTTctgtttttcttcttccctGAGACCTCTGCAGGAAACATTCTCTACAGACGAGCTAGACGACTGGAGAAGCTGACAGGCAAGGAGTATACAACGGCTGCACGACAAGAATGggctgccaagaagatgacgacAGTGGCGTACGATATTCTGCTCAGACCAATCCTCATCACCTTCACTGAGCCAATTGTCTTTGCTCTGGGTCTGTACATTGCATTGCTCTACTCCACCCTCTACAGCTGGTTCGAGGCTTTCCCCATCGTCTTCAGTCAAACTCACGGTTTCAACACCATTGAATCTGGTCTAGCATACCTCGGTCTTATCGTGGGAGGTGTTATTGGGGTGGGATTGTACCTTCCTATCATCTACAGCAAGTTCACCCGTCCAGTGCTGAAGGGTAACTTTCCTCCGGTAGCCATGTTCATGAAACTGTGTTTGATTGGATCCTCAATCTTCCCAGCATCCCTGTTCTTCTTCGCCTGGACGTCTAACAAGTCTATCCACTGGATTGTTCCCATTATTGCGTCTGGTTTGTGCATCATAGGCATGGTGTTCATCTTCCAGACTGTCTTCAACTACTTGTCAGGCTCTTACCCCAAGTATATTGCCTCTGTCTTCGCTGGAAACAGCGTCTTCAGAGCGTTTGTTGCTGGAGCCTTCCCTCTATTCACACATCAGATGTTTGATGCAATGGGCCCTGAGAGTTTCCCTGTTGGATGGGGAACCACACTGATAGGCTTCGTTGGAATTCTGATGGGTGCTATCCCCCTGGTGCTCATAAAATGGGGTGACAAGTTGAAGGGCTCTTCTCGATGGGCCTAA
- a CDS encoding uncharacterized protein (Compare to YALI0F25685g, weakly similar to uniprot|P38355 Saccharomyces cerevisiae YBR287w unknown function), giving the protein MSTWESFRATGLASVESSVSVIAILGFGYYCRTKNIVTDSGEAFVSKLSTHIFLPCLLITEMGPHMTIESITQYWPLLLAPMLVLMLTYFIGNNIGHKLLGFPKYITAGVMFNNTTSLPLLMLKALGTTGALDVLIPEGGKLEDVVKKASAYVLLVSIVHTIARFSLGPIIMGQKEEKFEGETTPLLGGTAGRLEQNVETFYERHISKYINAAVIGGLIAIFIGIIPPLKWFIFDFTPMKASLTQAVTDLGELYPALQLFVLGAKLTAKPSVPVKPSYMVFIFCTRFILVPIIAISSVFYLRQANENVWTRDPILDFILMMTPAGPPAITLAAVAELGGVGEDELASIAQMLLWSYAITPFIAPTVAVAIQVVKGEYGL; this is encoded by the coding sequence ATGAGCACTTGGGAATCATTCCGGGCCACAGGTCTGGCGTCGGTGGAGTCCTCCGTCTCGGTCATTGCCATTCTGGGCTTTGGATACTACTGTCGAACGAAAAACATTGTGACCGACTCCGGCGAGGCCTTTGTCTCTAAGCTCAGCACACACATTTTCCTGCCCTGTCTTCTAATCACCGAAATGGGCCCTCACATGACCATTGAGAGTATCACTCAATACTGGCCTCTACTTCTGGCCCCCATGCTGGTGTTAATGCTCACCTACTTCATTGGAAACAATATTGGACACAAGCTCCTTGGTTTCCCCAAGTACATTACTGCTGGAGTCATGTTCAACAACACCACttctctgcctctgctcATGCTGAAGGCCCTTGGAACTACAGGCGCCCTTGATGTTCTCATCCCCGAGGGAGggaagctggaggacgtTGTAAAGAAGGCAAGTGCCTATGTTTTGCTTGTTTCTATCGTTCATACGATTGCTCGATTTTCTCTGGGCCCTATCATCATGGgccagaaggaggagaagtttgaggGAGAGACCACTCCTCTGCTTGGAGGAACAGCCGGCCGTCTCGAGCAGAATGTTGAGACCTTCTACGAGCGACACATTTCCAAGTACATCAACGCCGCTGTCATTGGAGGTCTGATCGCCATCTTCATCGGAATCATTCCTCCTCTCAAGTGGTTTATCTTCGACTTCACCCCCATGAAAGCTTCTCTGACTCAGGCCGTGACAGATCTCGGAGAGCTTTACCCTGCCctccagctgtttgtgctCGGTGCCAAGCTCACCGCTAAGCCGAGTGTGCCCGTCAAGCCCTCCTACATGGTTTTCATCTTCTGTACTCGATTCATTCTTGTGCCCATTATCGCCATCTCATCCGTCTTCTACCTCCGACAGGCCAACGAGAATGTGTGGACCAGAGACCCCATTCTGGACTTCattctgatgatgacaCCAGCTGGCCCTCCTGCCATCACTCTGGCCGCTGTTGCTGAgcttggtggagttggagaggaTGAGCTGGCCTCAATTGCACAAATGCTGCTGTGGTCTTACGCCATCACTCCATTCATTGCCCCTACGGTCGCTGTTGCCATCCAAGTCGTCAAGGGCGAGTATGGCCTTTAA
- a CDS encoding uncharacterized protein (Compare to YALI0F25553g, similar to uniprot|Q9P702 Neurospora crassa probable sugar transporter): MILFWLHRGVFALSEYRIYIRGQVPRSRSLFLTARLTMLFSKASGTKYFGLKGKTLQRAIGGIAGLGFFLFGYDQGVMGGLLNLKTFREQFETINTVDDTSLHTATIQGTAIAVYELGCMVGALSTIYLGDKLGRRKVIYFGTWIIIIGAIIQTASYHLGQLIVGRVVAGIGNGLITATVPMWQSECARPEDRGLMVMIEGCLISGGIALSYWLDFAFFFVKVGSMDWRFPVAFQILIALIIVAFVLEFPESPRWLVKVGREEDAREVWAALENCGPNDDYINYEIHEVKKNLAAEEQMTSWQTFKLIFTYGERKHFHRACLAFWNQAMQQLTGINLITYYAAKIYQDSLHMDDVVSRALAAANGTEYFMASFIPFWSIERFGRRKLMLFGAVGQACTMGILTGTAWAADPNNKDNRAAGIAACVFLFVFNSFFAIGWLGMTWLYPAEITSLEVRAPVSGISTASNWLFNFTVVMICPVGFNSIQSYTYTIFAAINACMVPVIYFLYPETAGRSLEEIDEIFKESNPKTPWDVVGIAARMPKRDHYNYDIESRGNSMGEQYPEGEPKPEHEEVPEGYTSETAGENSNSSVEYPDTTTHQ; this comes from the coding sequence ATGATACTTTTTTGGTTACACAGAGGCGTCTTCGCACTATCTGAGTATCGTATATATATACGGGGACAGGTCCCCAGAAGCCGGTCACTATTTCTCACAGCCCGACTCACAATGTTATTTTCCAAAGCGTCAGGTACAAAGTACTTTGGACTGAAAGGCAAGACTCTTCAGCGAGCCATCGGAGGCATCGCCGGTCTTGGTTTCTTCCTATTCGGATACGATCAAGGTGTTATGGGCGGTCTGCTCAACTTGAAGACTTTCCGAGAGCAGTTCGAGACCATTAACACTGTCGATGACACTTCTCTTCATACTGCTACCATTCAAGGTACCGCTATTGCCGTTTACGAGCTGGGATGTATGGTTGGAGCTCTTTCCACCATTTACCTCGGAGACAAGCTGGGACGACGAAAAGTCATTTATTTTGGAACTTGGATTATCATCATTGGTGCTATTATTCAGACTGCTTCTTACCATCTTGGTCAACTTATTGTTGGCCGAGTTGTCGCAGGTATTGGTAACGGTCTCATTACAGCCACTGTACCCATGTGGCAATCTGAGTGTGCACGTCCCGAAGATCGTGGTCTCATGGTCATGATTGAAGGATGTCTGATTTCCGGAGGTATTGCTCTTTCTTATTGGCTTGATTtcgccttcttctttgtcAAGGTCGGTTCTATGGACTGGCGTTTCCCTGTTGCTTTCCAGATTCTTATTGCTCTGATTATCGTCGCCTTTGTGCTCGAGTTCCCTGAGTCTCCTCGATGGCTGGTCAAGGTCGGTCGAGAGGAGGACGCACGAGAGGTTtgggctgctctggagaactGTGGTCCCAACGACGATTATATCAACTACGAGATCCacgaggtcaagaagaatCTGGCTGCAGAGGAGCAAATGACTTCCTGGCAGACTTTCAAGCTCATTTTCACCTATGGAGAGCGAAAGCATTTCCACCGAGCTTGTCTCGCTTTCTGGAACCAGGCCATGCAACAGCTGACCGGTATCAACCTGATTACTTACTACGCCGCCAAGATTTACCAGGACTCTCTCCATATGGACGATGTTGTCTCTCGAGCTCTTGCTGCAGCTAACGGTACCGAGTACTTCATGGCTTCATTCATTCCCTTCTGGTCTATTGAAAGATTCGGACGAAGAAAGCTCATGCTTTTCGGTGCTGTTGGACAGGCTTGCACCATGGGTATTCTTACAGGTACCGCATGGGCCGCTGaccccaacaacaaggacaatCGAGCCGCTGGTATTGCTGCTTGTGTCTTCCTCTTCGTTTtcaactccttcttcgCCATTGGATGGCTGGGTATGACCTGGCTGTATCCCGCCGAGATTACTTCACTGGAGGTTCGAGCCCCCGTGTCCGGTATCTCTACCGCCTCCAACTGGCTGTTCAACTTCACAGTCGTCATGATTTGTCCTGTCGGCTTCAACTCCATCCAGTCGTACACCTATACCATTTTCGCAGCCATCAACGCCTGCATGGTCCCAGTCATTTACTTCCTGTACCCTGAGACTGCTGGCCGGTCGCTCGAGGAGATCGACGAGATTTTCAAGGAGTCTAACCCCAAGACCCCCTGGGACGTGGTTGGCATTGCTGCTCGAATGCCCAAGCGAGACCATTACAACTACGACATCGAGTCTCGAGGCAACTCCATGGGCGAACAATACCCCGAGGGCGAGCCCAAGCCCGAACATGAGGAGGTCCCTGAGGGATATACATCTGAGACTGCCGGAGAGAACTCCAACAGCTCCGTTGAGTACCCCGACACCACCACTCATCAATAA